The proteins below are encoded in one region of Paenibacillus sp.:
- a CDS encoding extracellular solute-binding protein, with protein sequence MKALLRIARTWTGIALAAALAMHPAVSATSSEQVASPERPEAGGERLRSAAPGGLDPSYREVLEAWKKEGASERHSGQISIPGTALAGTSENANVSVGAYGGKNNVLIWNAANDEWVEYAMDVEIGGLYAIEVSYYPIQEGANRLPITWNVALDGGNPYLESRSIRLYRKWQDQFPAEKDDYGDEMRPKTIDASAWMTEALRDSAGAYTGPLLWYLTPGKHTLRFAGSSPVAIESVTLKPPVETADYETVRSAIHDNGNASGTEPIRIEAEQAAWKNDSSIALGYDNDIYASPYKRGNITYNVIGGTQWASGNQEIAWSFEVPESGLYKIGMRALQVYSSNRSSFRTISINGRVPFAELEAYRFPYSTGWQGVTLRDEDGKPFEFYLEKGLNTLSMRVTQAPVKPLTAELERLISQLKEMVLEIEALTGGTVDPNRTWNTRKDLPGFVEQLNGVYDELRGVRARLEAVNGRSDAVTQGIVTVEKDIETLLRDVNDIPFESGKFVSIQGKLAEYVQQLNSQPLQLDRIYIVPADQDVPKMTPSMLETLKGAFFNFLHSFQTKKRLTDVDDEEVLNVWVQRGRDYVNLLQQLSDEMFTPQTGIKVKVHLLPGSDLLVLMNAADISPDVALGLSQDLPFEYAVRNALYDLSTFPDFKEMYDRFAPGVWTPLYYDGGYYGVPETQTFEMLYYRKDILDRLGLEVPDTWEDVYKMLPTLHQNNMNMPPVPYTPIFYQNGAEFFTADGMKTGFNNPTGFEAFKTWTDLYNLHAVERQSSSFYQTFRSGIYPIGISEINTYIQLMVAAPELNGLWGVAPIPGVRQPDGTVARWMSGGMDTGVIFKKTKKSEEAWEFLKWWTSAEVQERYGTDLETVNGVTFRWNTSNVDAFVKLPWKADDLQSILEQWRWFKQVPNVPGSYYLDREIQNAWNRTVVDGINYRSSLETAVKDIEREMYRKFQEFNLIDKNGNVVRTLDLPQVTEPWKGVDRYVEDGSE encoded by the coding sequence TTGAAAGCGCTCTTGCGAATAGCTCGGACCTGGACCGGAATCGCGCTGGCGGCGGCATTGGCCATGCACCCGGCCGTCTCCGCCACGTCGAGCGAACAAGTCGCGTCCCCCGAACGTCCCGAAGCGGGCGGCGAACGGCTCCGATCGGCGGCGCCGGGCGGACTGGATCCGTCTTATCGCGAAGTTTTGGAGGCATGGAAAAAGGAAGGGGCTTCGGAACGCCATAGCGGGCAGATCTCGATCCCCGGCACGGCGTTGGCCGGGACGTCCGAAAACGCGAATGTTTCCGTAGGCGCCTACGGCGGCAAAAACAACGTCCTCATTTGGAACGCGGCGAACGACGAGTGGGTCGAATACGCCATGGACGTCGAAATCGGCGGATTGTATGCCATCGAGGTTTCTTACTACCCGATCCAAGAAGGCGCCAACCGGCTGCCGATCACGTGGAACGTTGCGCTGGATGGCGGGAATCCCTATTTGGAATCGAGATCGATCCGGCTGTATCGGAAGTGGCAGGATCAGTTTCCGGCGGAGAAGGACGACTACGGCGACGAGATGCGCCCGAAGACGATCGACGCGAGCGCATGGATGACGGAAGCGCTGCGCGATTCGGCAGGTGCTTACACGGGTCCTCTTTTATGGTACTTGACGCCGGGGAAGCATACGCTGCGCTTCGCGGGCAGCTCCCCCGTCGCGATCGAATCCGTAACGTTGAAACCGCCGGTCGAGACCGCCGATTACGAGACGGTGCGCAGCGCCATACACGACAACGGCAACGCCTCCGGAACCGAACCGATTCGGATCGAAGCGGAGCAAGCGGCCTGGAAAAACGATTCCTCCATCGCGTTAGGGTACGACAACGATATTTACGCCTCGCCGTACAAAAGGGGGAATATTACGTACAACGTCATCGGCGGTACGCAGTGGGCGTCTGGAAATCAGGAGATCGCCTGGTCCTTCGAGGTTCCGGAGAGCGGGTTGTACAAAATCGGGATGCGCGCGCTGCAGGTATATTCCTCCAACCGTTCGTCGTTCCGAACGATCTCGATCAACGGGAGGGTTCCTTTCGCCGAGCTTGAAGCCTACCGCTTTCCGTATTCGACGGGGTGGCAGGGAGTTACGCTGCGGGACGAGGACGGTAAGCCATTCGAATTTTACTTGGAGAAGGGCTTGAACACGTTATCGATGCGGGTCACGCAAGCGCCAGTGAAACCGCTTACGGCGGAATTGGAACGTTTGATTTCGCAGCTGAAGGAGATGGTGCTCGAAATCGAAGCGTTGACGGGCGGCACCGTCGATCCGAATCGAACATGGAACACAAGGAAAGATTTGCCCGGGTTTGTCGAACAGCTGAACGGCGTGTACGACGAACTGCGCGGCGTCAGGGCGCGGCTCGAGGCGGTGAACGGACGATCCGATGCCGTCACGCAAGGGATTGTCACCGTGGAGAAAGATATCGAGACGCTGCTGAGAGACGTCAACGACATTCCGTTCGAAAGCGGCAAGTTCGTGTCGATTCAAGGGAAGCTGGCGGAATACGTGCAGCAATTGAACAGCCAGCCGCTTCAGCTGGATCGGATCTATATTGTGCCTGCCGATCAAGACGTTCCTAAAATGACGCCGAGCATGTTGGAAACCCTCAAAGGCGCGTTTTTTAACTTTCTGCATTCTTTCCAAACGAAGAAACGGCTGACCGATGTGGACGACGAAGAGGTGCTGAACGTGTGGGTGCAGCGCGGCAGAGATTACGTCAATTTGCTGCAGCAGCTGTCCGACGAAATGTTCACGCCGCAAACCGGAATCAAGGTCAAGGTCCATTTGCTGCCGGGATCGGATTTGCTCGTGCTGATGAACGCCGCGGACATCTCCCCGGACGTCGCGCTCGGCTTATCGCAAGATTTGCCGTTCGAGTACGCGGTTCGCAACGCGCTCTACGATTTGTCGACGTTTCCGGATTTTAAAGAGATGTACGACCGGTTTGCACCGGGCGTGTGGACCCCGCTGTATTACGACGGAGGATATTACGGGGTGCCGGAAACGCAAACGTTCGAGATGCTGTACTACCGCAAAGACATACTCGACCGCTTAGGACTGGAAGTTCCGGATACGTGGGAAGACGTTTACAAAATGCTTCCTACGCTGCACCAAAACAATATGAATATGCCGCCCGTTCCGTATACTCCGATTTTCTACCAAAACGGGGCGGAGTTTTTCACGGCGGACGGGATGAAGACGGGATTTAATAACCCCACGGGGTTCGAAGCGTTCAAGACGTGGACCGATTTGTACAATTTGCACGCCGTCGAGCGTCAGTCGTCCAGCTTCTATCAGACGTTCCGCAGCGGGATTTACCCGATCGGCATCTCGGAAATCAACACGTATATTCAGCTGATGGTGGCCGCTCCCGAATTGAACGGCTTGTGGGGCGTAGCCCCGATTCCAGGCGTGCGGCAGCCCGACGGGACGGTCGCTCGATGGATGAGCGGGGGCATGGACACCGGCGTCATCTTCAAAAAGACGAAGAAGTCGGAAGAGGCTTGGGAGTTTCTGAAGTGGTGGACGTCCGCCGAAGTACAGGAGCGCTACGGCACCGATCTCGAAACGGTGAACGGCGTGACGTTCCGCTGGAATACGTCCAACGTCGACGCGTTCGTCAAGCTGCCTTGGAAAGCGGACGACCTCCAAAGCATCTTGGAGCAGTGGCGTTGGTTTAAGCAGGTTCCGAACGTCCCCGGCTCTTACTACCTGGACCGCGAAATCCAAAACGCGTGGAACCGGACCGTCGTGGACGGCATCAATTACAGAAGCTCGCTCGAGACCGCCGTGAAGGATATCGAGAGAGAGATGTATCGCAAGTTTCAGGAATTCAATCTGATCGACAAGAACGGGAACGTCGTTCGAACGCTGGATTTGCCGCAGGTGACGGAACCGTGGAAAGGTGTGGACCGCTATGTTGAAGATGGAAGCGAATAA
- a CDS encoding sn-glycerol-3-phosphate ABC transporter ATP-binding protein UgpC: MESITLHHVEKRYGKDKLYAVKDFHLKINEGEFLVMVGPSGCGKSTTLRMIAGLEDITSGEIYIGDRLVNHLPPKNRDIAMVFQNYALYPNMNVYENIAFGLRMRKLPKHEIDIAVKKAARVLEIESFLERKPKQLSGGQRQRVALGRAIVRNPKVFLMDEPLSNLDAKLRVQMRTELIKLHKQLGVTTVYVTHDQVEAMTMGHRIVVMKDGVIQQADTPQTIYNNPKNMFVAGFIGTPPMNFIEGKLAEGGSGLLEFHTSRYYLEIPAWQSEKLKAHNKTNKTVVLGIRSEHVHLDDAMKEARPRAQVVGIQKIYELMGADMYLYLDIGAPSLLVARTHPEHRFTDGEPLTLTMDLHKAIFFDRDTGESLLQ, translated from the coding sequence GTGGAAAGCATTACGTTACACCATGTGGAGAAACGTTACGGCAAGGATAAATTGTACGCCGTTAAAGATTTTCATTTGAAAATCAACGAGGGGGAATTCCTCGTGATGGTCGGCCCTTCCGGCTGCGGGAAGTCGACGACGCTGCGGATGATCGCCGGATTGGAAGATATTACGTCGGGGGAAATTTATATCGGCGACCGGCTGGTCAATCATCTCCCGCCGAAAAATCGCGACATTGCCATGGTGTTCCAAAATTACGCGCTGTATCCGAATATGAACGTGTACGAAAATATCGCCTTCGGCTTGCGCATGAGGAAGCTGCCGAAGCATGAGATCGATATCGCGGTCAAAAAGGCGGCCAGAGTGCTGGAAATCGAATCGTTCCTCGAACGGAAACCGAAGCAGCTGTCCGGCGGTCAACGGCAGCGCGTGGCGCTCGGCCGAGCGATCGTCCGCAACCCCAAGGTGTTCCTGATGGACGAACCGCTGTCCAACTTGGACGCGAAGCTCAGGGTGCAAATGCGAACGGAGCTGATCAAACTCCACAAACAGCTCGGCGTGACGACGGTGTATGTGACGCACGACCAGGTGGAAGCGATGACGATGGGCCACCGAATCGTCGTCATGAAGGACGGAGTCATTCAGCAGGCGGACACGCCGCAGACGATCTACAACAACCCGAAGAACATGTTCGTCGCTGGATTTATCGGCACCCCGCCGATGAATTTCATCGAAGGCAAGCTTGCCGAGGGCGGCTCCGGTTTGCTCGAGTTTCATACCAGCCGCTATTATCTCGAAATTCCCGCATGGCAGTCGGAAAAATTGAAAGCGCATAACAAAACGAATAAAACGGTCGTTTTGGGCATCCGCTCCGAGCATGTCCATTTGGACGACGCGATGAAGGAGGCCCGCCCGCGCGCGCAGGTCGTCGGCATCCAGAAAATTTACGAGCTGATGGGAGCCGATATGTATTTGTATCTGGATATCGGAGCGCCTTCCTTGCTCGTTGCCCGCACGCACCCGGAACATCGATTTACGGACGGGGAGCCGCTGACGCTCACGATGGATTTGCACAAGGCCATCTTCTTCGACAGGGATACGGGCGAAAGCTTGCTGCAATAA